A genomic segment from Xiphophorus maculatus strain JP 163 A chromosome 6, X_maculatus-5.0-male, whole genome shotgun sequence encodes:
- the LOC111608798 gene encoding tripartite motif-containing protein 16-like, giving the protein MAQQAVQLDRETFSCSICLDLLTDPVTIPCGHSYCFKCIKGHWDQEDQKRIHCCPQCRKTFIPRPVLEKNTMLAALVEQLKKTGLQAAPADHCYAGPEDVACDFCTGRKLKAIKSCLVCLASYCEKHLQPHYDSATFKNHKLVEPSKNLQENICSKHGKVIDIFCRTDQKCICYLCSMDEHKGHNTVSAAAGRAESQRELEERRGNIQQRIQDREKDVKLLQQEVEAINHSADKTVEDSEKIFTELIHLLQKRSSDVKQQIRSQQETEVSRVKDVQEKLEQEITELKRKDAELEQLSHTEDHNQFLLNYPSLPALSESTHSSSINIRPLRHFEDVAAAVSELREKLQDVLRDSWTNISLMVTGVDVSLSEPEPRSRDGFLKYSCKITLDPNTANTMLVLSEGNRKVTSMDQHQSYPSHPDRFTHFIEVLSNESLTGRCYFEVKWRSLGIYVAVAYKNISRAGSGNECRFGYNDRSWAFSSYENTFSFGHNNIWTSISGPVSSRVGVYLDHRAGILSFYSVSGSMTLIHRVQTRFTQPLHAGVSVFPGGFAELCNKK; this is encoded by the coding sequence ATGGCGCAGCAAGCAGTTCAGCTGGACCGGGAAACTTTCTCCTGTTCGATCTGTTTGGATCTTCTGACAGATCCGGTGACGATTCCctgtggacacagctactgTTTCAAATGCATTAAGGGTCACTGGGATCAAGAGGATCAGAAAAGAATCCACTGCTGTCCGCAGTGCAGGAAAACCTTTATACCGAGGCCTGTCCTGGAGAAGAACACCATGCTAGCAGCTTtagtggagcagctgaagaagactggACTCCAAGCTGCCCCTGCTGACCACTGCtatgctggacctgaagatgtggcctgtgatttctgcactggaagaaaactgaaagccatcAAGTCCTGTTTAGTCTGTCTGGCCTCTTACTGTGAGAAACACCTTCAGCCTCATTATGATTCAGCTACTTTTAAGAATCACAAGCTGGTGGAGCCGTCCAAGAAcctccaggagaacatctgctctAAGCATGGTAAGGTGATTGATATCTTCTGCCGCACTGATCAGAAGTGTATCTGCTATCTCTGCTCTATGGATGAACATAAAGGTCACAACACAGtatcagctgcagcaggaagagcTGAAAGtcagagagagctggaggagagacgaggaaacatccagcagagaatccaggaccgagagaaagatgtgaagctgcttcaacaggaggtggaggccatcaatcactctgctgataaaacagtggaggacagtgagaagatcttcactgagctgatccatctcctccagaaaagaagctctgatgtgaagcagcagatcagatcccagcaggaaactgaagtgagtcgagtcaaagatgttcaggagaagctggagcaggagatcactgagctgaagaggaaagacgctgagctggagcagctctcacacacagaggatcacaaccagtttctcctcaactacccctcactgccagcactcagtgagtctacacactcatccagcatcaacatccgtcctctgagacactttgaggacgtggcagcagctgtgtcagagctcagagagaaactacaggacgtcctgagagactcatggacaaacatctcactgatgGTCACTGGGGTGGATGTTTcactgtcagaaccagaaccaaggaGCAGAGATGGattcttaaaatattcatgtaaaatcactctggatccaaacacagcaaacacaaTGCTGGTTCTGTCAGAGGGGAACAGGAAGGTTACATCAATGGATCAGCATCAGTCTTATCCTAGTCACCCAGACAGATTCACTCACTTCATTGAGGTTCTGAGTAACGAGAGTCTAACTGGACGTTGTTACTTTGAGGTGAAGTGGAGAAGTTTAGGGATTTATGTAGCAGTCGCATACAAGAAtatcagcagagcaggaagtggaaaTGAATGTAGATTTGGATATAATGACAGATCTTGGGCATTTTCTTCTTATGAAAATACTTTTAGTTTTGGTCACAACAACATCTGGACCTCCatctcaggtccagtttcctccagagtcggagtgtacctggatcacagagcaggtattctgtccttctacagcgtCTCTGGATCCATGACTCTgatccacagagtccagaccagatTCACTCAGCCGCTACATGCTggagtttctgtgtttcctgGAGGTTTTGCAGAgttatgtaataaaaaatag
- the LOC111608851 gene encoding tripartite motif-containing protein 16-like, producing MAEQAVQMDRNTFNCSICLDLLTEPVTIPCGHSYCMNCIVGHWNEGVYSCPQCRKTFSPRPVLKKNIILVAAVEQLRSNRHEAAAADATAPADPHYAGPEDVPCDFCSERQRKAIKFCLICQNGYCEEHLEPHYEDFLLENHILVEPVKNLQQNCSSAEVLQSLLWPEVELYTECVLMPEPEPKTRADFLKYVREITLDPNTAHPQLLLSEGNRKVTFARQQQWCFSHPDRFSEWFQVLSRESLTGRCYWEVEWRGMGVSVAVAYKTISRTGSVNECGFGHNDKSWALLFDTSSNSFWHNNNKTPISDPHCSRVGVYLDHSAGDLFFYSVSETMTLLHRVQTRFTQPLLAGVRMYNTALSAEFCEPIDTLFT from the coding sequence ATGGCAGAACAGGCAGTTCAGATGGACCGAAACACCTTCAACTGTTCGATCTGTTTGGATCTGCTGACCGAGCCGGTGACTATTCCctgtggacacagctactgTATGAACTGCATTGTGGGTCACTGGAATGAAGGAGTCTACAGCTGCCCGCAATGCAGGAAAACGTTTTCACCGAGGCCTgtcctgaagaaaaacatcatattaGTAGCTGCAGTGGAGCAACTGAGGAGCAATCgacatgaagctgctgctgctgatgctacTGCTCCTGCTGATCCCCACtatgctggacctgaagatgtTCCCTGTGATTTCTGCTCTGAAAGACAACGGAAAGCCATCAAGTTCTGTTTAATCTGTCAGAACGGGTACTGTGAGGAACATCTGGAACCTCATTATGAAGATTTCTTGCTAGAGAATCACATTCTGGTGGAGCCGGTCAAGAACCTCCAACAGAACTGTTCTTCAGCAGAGGTACTACAGAGCCTGTTATGGCCTGAAGTTGAACTCTACactgaatgtgttttaatgccagaaccagaaccaaagaccCGAGCGGACTTCTTAAAATATGTACGAGAAATCACACTGGACCCAAACACAGCACACCCTCAGCTGTTACTGTCAGAGGGGAACAGGAAGGTCACGTTTGCACGTCAACAACAATGGTGCTTCAGTCACCCAGACAGATTCAGTGAATGGTTTCAGGTTCTGAGCagagagagtctgactggacGTTGTTACTGGGAAGTGGAGTGGAGAGGGATGGGGGTTTCTGTAGCAGTCGCGTACAAGACTATcagcagaacaggaagtgtgaATGAATGTGGATTTGGACATAATGATAAATCCTGGGCTTTACTTTTTGACACAAGTAGTAATTCATTTTGgcataacaacaacaaaaccccCATCTCAGATCCTCATTGCTCCAGAGTTGGAGTGTACCTGGATCACAGCGCAGGTGATCTGTTCTTCTACAGCGTCTCTGAAACCAtgactctcctccacagagtccagaccagatTCACCCAGCCGCTGCTGGCTGGAGTTAGGATGTATAACACGGCACTTTCTGCTGAGTTCTGTGAACCCATAGATACGTTGTTCACTTAA